A region of Pyxidicoccus parkwaysis DNA encodes the following proteins:
- a CDS encoding hybrid sensor histidine kinase/response regulator — protein sequence MATRCSATTFEEMRDARSGPKEEHPPLLVEAAPGEGLDLEAMLAHLGYPLHRVSDASTACAEPPVCVVIDARAEQTSGFERAARLRATPALEHTPLLLVGRAPFNEEDLLRGLALGRVDFLLEPLHPQAVRARVRTVLELRRKEDALREAVERAEGAARERARRLEALASDFAALKRAKEDQTFLAAVSETLACSLDAEATLTRVAQQCIPHLGDGCFLDLVEPEGGLRRLAVAHQDPAREDLAREVSRRYPVQLEAPHGPAAAIRTGKTWCEPFMDDALLTGFALDATHLELLRALGITSLLSVPLRSRDQVLGAMTFIHGRPDRHHDAQDRRVAEDLARRAALALDNARLYSEAQAAVRLRDEFLTVASHELRTPLTPLQLTLATLARELWRDGIASHDARARHHLEVARTQVRKLAALVGALLDVGRLNHGRLTLELAETDLGEVLRDVADWFASEVAKAGSHLKLEYAADTRGRWDRLRLEQIITNLLSNALRYGAGGDIHARVEDLGDQVRLTVRDEGIGISPKDQERIFGRFERAVSGRHYGGLGLGLFITRNLVEALGGRIEVESWPRKGSTFRVTLPRAGPRTEDDVSVAPAHPTEPVGAHTGGAGPSPG from the coding sequence ATGGCAACGCGCTGCTCCGCCACCACCTTCGAGGAAATGCGGGACGCGAGGTCAGGTCCGAAGGAGGAACATCCGCCACTGCTCGTCGAAGCCGCACCCGGTGAAGGGCTGGACCTGGAGGCCATGCTGGCCCACCTGGGGTACCCGCTCCACCGCGTGAGCGACGCGAGCACCGCGTGCGCGGAGCCCCCGGTCTGCGTCGTCATCGACGCGCGGGCGGAGCAGACGTCCGGCTTCGAGCGGGCGGCCCGGCTGCGCGCCACGCCCGCGCTGGAGCACACGCCCCTGCTGCTGGTGGGGCGGGCCCCGTTCAACGAGGAGGACCTGCTGCGCGGCCTCGCGCTGGGACGGGTGGACTTCCTGCTGGAGCCGCTGCATCCGCAGGCCGTCCGAGCCCGGGTGCGCACCGTCCTGGAACTGCGGCGCAAGGAAGACGCCCTGCGCGAGGCCGTGGAGCGCGCGGAGGGCGCGGCGCGGGAGCGCGCGCGGCGACTGGAGGCGCTCGCCAGCGACTTCGCCGCCCTGAAGCGCGCCAAGGAGGACCAGACCTTCCTCGCCGCCGTGAGCGAGACGCTGGCCTGCTCGCTCGATGCGGAGGCCACGCTCACCCGTGTGGCGCAGCAATGCATCCCCCATCTCGGCGACGGCTGCTTCCTCGATTTGGTGGAGCCCGAGGGCGGCCTGCGCCGGCTCGCGGTGGCGCACCAGGACCCGGCCCGCGAGGACCTGGCCCGCGAAGTCTCGCGGCGCTACCCCGTGCAGCTCGAAGCGCCGCACGGGCCCGCCGCGGCCATCCGCACCGGGAAGACCTGGTGCGAGCCCTTCATGGACGACGCGCTGCTGACCGGCTTCGCGCTGGACGCCACCCATCTGGAGCTGCTGCGCGCGCTGGGCATCACCTCGCTGCTGTCGGTGCCCCTGCGCTCGAGGGACCAGGTGCTCGGGGCGATGACGTTCATCCACGGGCGTCCGGACCGCCACCACGACGCGCAGGACCGGCGCGTGGCCGAGGACCTGGCCCGCCGGGCCGCGCTCGCGCTGGACAACGCGCGCCTCTACTCCGAGGCCCAGGCCGCCGTGCGCCTGCGGGACGAGTTCCTCACCGTGGCCTCGCACGAATTGCGCACGCCGCTGACGCCCCTGCAGCTCACGCTCGCCACCCTGGCGCGCGAGCTGTGGCGGGACGGCATCGCCTCGCACGACGCGCGGGCCCGGCACCACCTGGAGGTGGCGCGCACGCAGGTGCGCAAGCTGGCGGCGCTGGTGGGCGCGCTGCTCGACGTCGGGCGCCTCAACCACGGGCGACTGACGCTGGAGCTGGCGGAGACGGACCTGGGCGAGGTGCTGCGCGACGTGGCGGACTGGTTCGCGTCCGAGGTGGCGAAGGCTGGCAGCCACCTGAAGCTGGAGTACGCGGCGGACACGCGCGGGCGGTGGGACCGGTTGCGGCTGGAGCAAATCATCACCAACCTGCTCTCCAATGCCCTCCGCTATGGCGCCGGTGGCGACATCCACGCGCGGGTAGAAGACTTGGGAGACCAGGTGCGGCTGACGGTGCGGGACGAGGGCATCGGCATCTCCCCGAAGGACCAGGAGCGCATCTTCGGCCGCTTCGAGCGGGCCGTGTCCGGGCGCCACTACGGAGGCCTGGGGCTGGGCCTCTTCATCACCCGCAACCTCGTGGAGGCGCTGGGTGGCCGCATCGAGGTGGAGAGCTGGCCCCGGAAGGGCTCCACCTTCCGCGTCACCCTGCCCCGCGCCGGGCCCCGGACCGAAGACGACGTCTCCGTGGCCCCGGCACATCCCACGGAACCCGTTGGGGCCCACACGGGGGGTGCGGGCCCCAGCCCCGGGTGA
- the mgtE gene encoding magnesium transporter codes for MMESPQSASLSEEDLHEVWPVLSIDERLEGFRLLPPAAADDFFVGLSARDQAELILHLPPGERRTWVRVLPPDDLADLVQSVEPEHAEAILSQLDDASRREVNVLLAYAEDDAGGLMNPRFARVRPDMSIDEAIGYLRKQAREKVETVYYAYALDAGQNLLGVLSLRQLFQAAPDKKVADVMQRDVITVAENTDQEAVGQLFSEHGFMALPVLDEAGRMKGIVTVDDIVDVVQEEATEDIQKVGGMEALEAPYFEVGFFGMLKKRIGWLLVLFLGQMLTATAMSSFEDEIASAVVLSLFVPLIISSGGNSGSQTSTLIIRALALGEMKLKDWWRVARREALSGVVLGVVLGLVGLLRIVVWHTVSDAYGEHFLLLGCAVALSVLGVVTFGTLAGSMLPLVLRRFGFDPASASAPFVATLVDVSGVLIYFTVASMILRGTLL; via the coding sequence ATGATGGAAAGCCCCCAGAGCGCTTCGCTCTCCGAGGAGGACCTGCACGAGGTCTGGCCGGTGCTCTCCATCGACGAGCGACTGGAGGGCTTCCGGCTGTTGCCGCCCGCGGCGGCGGACGACTTCTTCGTCGGCCTGTCCGCGAGGGACCAGGCGGAGCTCATCCTCCACCTGCCCCCGGGCGAGCGCCGCACCTGGGTGCGCGTGCTGCCCCCGGACGACCTCGCGGACCTGGTGCAGTCGGTGGAGCCCGAGCACGCGGAGGCCATCCTCTCGCAGCTGGACGACGCCAGCCGCCGCGAGGTCAACGTGCTGCTGGCCTACGCGGAGGACGACGCGGGCGGTCTGATGAATCCGCGCTTCGCCCGCGTGCGGCCGGACATGAGCATCGACGAGGCCATCGGCTACCTGCGCAAGCAGGCGCGCGAGAAGGTGGAGACTGTCTATTACGCGTACGCGCTGGACGCGGGGCAGAACCTGCTGGGCGTGCTCTCGCTGCGCCAGCTCTTCCAGGCCGCACCGGACAAGAAGGTCGCGGACGTCATGCAGCGCGACGTCATCACCGTGGCGGAGAACACGGACCAGGAGGCGGTGGGCCAGCTCTTCAGCGAGCATGGCTTCATGGCCCTGCCCGTGCTCGACGAGGCGGGGCGGATGAAGGGCATCGTCACGGTGGACGACATCGTCGACGTGGTGCAGGAGGAGGCCACCGAGGACATCCAGAAGGTCGGCGGCATGGAGGCCCTGGAGGCGCCCTACTTCGAGGTGGGCTTCTTCGGCATGCTGAAGAAGCGCATCGGCTGGCTGCTGGTGCTCTTCCTCGGGCAGATGCTCACCGCCACGGCCATGAGCAGCTTCGAGGACGAAATCGCCAGCGCGGTGGTGCTGAGCCTCTTCGTGCCGCTCATCATCTCCTCGGGCGGCAACTCCGGAAGCCAGACGTCCACGCTCATCATCCGCGCGCTGGCACTGGGCGAGATGAAGCTGAAGGACTGGTGGCGCGTGGCCCGGCGCGAGGCGCTGTCCGGCGTGGTGCTCGGCGTGGTGCTCGGGCTCGTGGGCCTCTTGCGCATCGTCGTCTGGCACACCGTGTCCGATGCGTACGGCGAGCACTTCCTGCTCTTGGGCTGCGCGGTGGCGCTGTCCGTGCTGGGCGTGGTGACGTTCGGCACGCTGGCGGGCTCCATGCTGCCGCTGGTGCTGCGGCGCTTCGGGTTCGACCCCGCGAGCGCGTCCGCCCCCTTCGTCGCCACGCTGGTGGACGTCAGCGGCGTGCTCATCTACTTCACCGTCGCCAGCATGATTCTGCGCGGTACGCTGCTCTGA
- a CDS encoding DUF6929 family protein, with protein sequence MIHTTLRRTLTLESPEEPGRPAHVSAASGLVRAGAWLYIVADDALHLAVFPLAGEAPGRSVRLFPGELPSEPKARKAAKPDLEALCLLGPLADAPHGALLALPSGSAATRLRGAVLPLGADGALAGEVRTVDCTALYAQLTRELGPLNIEGAAVAGGRLRLLNRGNGDVGVDALVDLDLERARRGLEVGALGPDVVRTTRRWELGRAGGVRLSFTDASPLPDGRLVFTAAAEDTRDAYADGVVTGSAVGVLAPDGTPVFLDAVDAKVKLEGVDARVERGRVHVLLVADADDPAVAAPLLEAVLDVPA encoded by the coding sequence ATGATTCACACGACGCTCAGGCGAACCCTCACGCTGGAGTCCCCGGAGGAGCCCGGCCGTCCCGCGCACGTGTCAGCGGCGAGCGGCCTGGTGCGCGCGGGCGCCTGGCTCTACATCGTCGCGGACGATGCCCTGCACCTCGCCGTCTTCCCGCTGGCCGGTGAAGCACCGGGGCGGAGCGTGCGCCTGTTCCCGGGCGAGCTTCCGTCGGAGCCCAAGGCGCGCAAGGCGGCCAAGCCGGACCTGGAGGCGCTGTGCCTGCTGGGTCCGCTCGCGGACGCGCCGCACGGGGCGCTGCTGGCACTGCCCTCGGGCTCGGCGGCAACGCGGCTGCGTGGCGCGGTGCTACCGCTGGGCGCGGACGGTGCGCTGGCGGGAGAGGTGCGCACGGTGGACTGCACGGCGCTGTATGCGCAGCTCACGCGCGAGTTGGGGCCGCTGAACATCGAGGGCGCGGCGGTGGCGGGCGGGCGGCTGCGGCTGCTCAACCGGGGCAACGGGGACGTGGGCGTGGACGCGCTCGTGGACCTGGATTTGGAGCGTGCGCGGCGCGGGCTGGAGGTGGGCGCGCTAGGCCCGGACGTGGTGCGCACCACGCGGCGATGGGAATTGGGCCGGGCCGGTGGCGTGCGGCTGTCCTTCACGGACGCGTCGCCGCTGCCGGACGGAAGGCTGGTGTTCACCGCGGCGGCCGAGGACACGCGAGACGCCTACGCGGATGGCGTGGTGACAGGCTCGGCGGTGGGCGTGCTGGCGCCGGATGGCACGCCGGTGTTCCTGGACGCGGTGGACGCGAAGGTGAAGCTGGAGGGCGTGGACGCGCGCGTGGAGCGTGGACGCGTGCACGTGCTGCTGGTGGCGGACGCGGATGACCCGGCGGTGGCGGCACCGCTGCTTGAAGCGGTGCTCGACGTCCCGGCGTGA
- a CDS encoding tetratricopeptide repeat protein, with the protein MRRLRIALTLLALAGVACRDKPVDHLQRAHDATFEKRPDEALVEYRKAFDGLRHDESPEALVLRARALKGAADVYWLEQRKVKEAVGVYRELIQQCPDAPEALDARIILAELLRVHYRDLRGAIDQLTAALKLNPPQGAELHYQVAKLYFELGDYQQCELETRRLIERFPTSAFVDDSLFLQAQAISMIEGRRQEASRTFADLRTRFPDSELAPHALFEMGKLKADAGENEKAIETWVEALKTHPDPALVQDYIARARKRIANTHPEVVGREAAFDRNRPARSSLEAVGGRPEEAANEHN; encoded by the coding sequence GTGCGGCGATTGCGAATCGCGCTCACCCTTCTGGCTCTCGCCGGCGTGGCCTGCCGCGACAAGCCTGTGGACCACCTCCAGCGCGCCCACGACGCCACTTTCGAGAAGCGCCCCGACGAGGCCCTCGTCGAGTACCGCAAGGCCTTCGACGGGCTGCGCCACGACGAGTCCCCCGAGGCGCTCGTTCTCCGCGCCCGCGCCCTCAAGGGCGCCGCCGACGTGTACTGGCTGGAGCAGCGCAAGGTGAAGGAGGCCGTCGGCGTCTACCGCGAGCTCATCCAGCAGTGCCCGGATGCGCCCGAGGCGCTCGACGCGCGCATCATCCTCGCGGAGCTCCTGCGCGTTCACTACCGAGATTTGCGCGGCGCCATCGACCAGCTCACCGCGGCCCTCAAGCTCAACCCCCCGCAGGGCGCCGAGCTGCACTATCAGGTCGCCAAGCTCTACTTCGAGCTGGGTGACTACCAGCAGTGCGAGCTGGAGACGCGCCGGCTCATCGAGCGCTTTCCCACCAGCGCCTTCGTGGACGACTCGCTCTTCCTCCAGGCCCAGGCCATCTCGATGATTGAGGGCCGCCGCCAGGAGGCCTCGCGCACCTTCGCGGACCTGCGCACCCGCTTCCCGGACTCCGAGCTCGCTCCGCACGCCCTCTTCGAGATGGGCAAGCTGAAGGCCGACGCGGGAGAGAACGAGAAGGCCATCGAGACCTGGGTGGAGGCGCTGAAGACGCACCCGGACCCGGCGCTCGTGCAGGACTACATCGCCCGGGCTCGCAAGCGCATCGCCAACACGCACCCGGAAGTGGTGGGGCGCGAGGCTGCCTTCGACCGCAACCGCCCGGCCCGCAGCTCGCTGGAGGCCGTGGGCGGCCGGCCCGAAGAAGCCGCCAACGAGCACAACTGA
- a CDS encoding protein phosphatase 2C domain-containing protein, translating into MKRFETAQVVEPQERTSADHVATLSWGEATVLVVADGAGNSRRGTEAAAAVVQAVRAAVNERSDLGRPEVWSDILTRCDQMLVSSGQGGESTAVVACITGERVLGASVGDSELWLIQGDSHRVLTEHQRRKPLLGSGEAVPVFFDTQWSGGTLLGASDGLFKYVDARRIRAVASDPDLSAAARALAALPRLASGELPDDVGLVLCRPV; encoded by the coding sequence ATGAAACGCTTCGAGACAGCCCAGGTGGTGGAGCCTCAGGAACGGACCAGCGCGGACCATGTGGCCACCCTGTCGTGGGGTGAGGCCACGGTGCTCGTGGTGGCGGATGGCGCGGGGAACTCGCGACGTGGAACCGAGGCTGCCGCGGCGGTTGTCCAAGCGGTGCGCGCCGCCGTGAATGAGCGCTCGGATTTGGGACGGCCCGAGGTGTGGAGCGACATCCTGACACGGTGTGACCAGATGCTCGTGTCATCGGGACAGGGAGGAGAGAGCACCGCCGTCGTCGCCTGCATCACCGGAGAGCGAGTCCTCGGGGCCAGCGTGGGGGACTCGGAGTTGTGGCTGATTCAGGGTGACTCGCACCGAGTCCTGACGGAGCACCAGCGCCGCAAGCCGCTGCTCGGGAGCGGTGAGGCCGTGCCAGTCTTCTTCGACACGCAGTGGAGTGGCGGCACGCTGCTCGGCGCAAGTGATGGGTTGTTCAAGTACGTGGACGCGCGTCGCATCCGCGCGGTGGCTTCCGACCCGGACCTCTCCGCCGCAGCCCGGGCATTGGCCGCGCTGCCGAGGCTCGCGTCAGGTGAATTGCCGGATGACGTCGGACTCGTGCTCTGCCGCCCCGTGTGA
- a CDS encoding NADAR family protein has translation MSESEVIHFYSVTDDHGWCSNFAPYPIKLRGKTWPTSEHFFQAQKFEDAGDQEEVRQARTPMLAARMGRDRKRKLRRDWESTRVSVMREAVRAKFAQHEDLARLLLDTGEAKLVEHTTNDDYWGDGGDGSGRNMLGRILMEVREELRKRNA, from the coding sequence ATGTCCGAGTCCGAGGTCATCCACTTCTACAGCGTCACCGACGACCACGGCTGGTGCTCGAACTTCGCGCCCTACCCCATCAAGCTCCGGGGCAAGACGTGGCCCACGAGCGAGCACTTCTTCCAGGCACAGAAGTTCGAGGACGCCGGAGACCAGGAAGAGGTGCGCCAGGCGCGCACGCCCATGCTCGCCGCGCGGATGGGGAGGGACCGCAAGCGCAAGCTGCGCCGCGACTGGGAGTCCACCAGGGTCTCCGTGATGCGCGAGGCCGTGCGCGCCAAGTTCGCCCAGCACGAGGACCTCGCGCGTCTGCTGCTCGACACCGGGGAGGCGAAGCTCGTCGAGCACACCACGAATGACGACTACTGGGGTGATGGCGGAGACGGCAGCGGACGGAACATGCTGGGCCGCATCCTGATGGAGGTCCGCGAGGAACTGCGGAAACGAAACGCATGA
- a CDS encoding SDR family NAD(P)-dependent oxidoreductase — protein MSLPPRPRAVVTGAGSGLGRALCEELARRQARVLVSDIDAASAEETARRVTTAGGEARVHVCDVSRSEQVEELAAAAESAFGGVDLLVNNAGVLSAGRVGELPLADWKHVLDVNLWGVIHGCHVFVPRLRKQGSGYILNIASAAGLLYAPDLSPYNASKAAVVALSETLSAELRAAGIGVTVACPTFFRTNIASTGRYTDSTLRTMGTRMVETARVGPDVVARKLLRAVDRGALYVLPMADARWGWRLRRLSPGLFHRAVIAVDGYMRKRLLRQGSP, from the coding sequence ATGAGCCTTCCCCCGCGTCCCCGAGCCGTCGTCACTGGTGCAGGCAGCGGCCTCGGCCGCGCGCTCTGTGAGGAATTGGCGCGGCGGCAGGCGCGGGTGCTCGTCTCGGACATCGACGCGGCCTCCGCCGAGGAGACCGCCCGCCGCGTCACCACTGCTGGTGGCGAGGCGCGTGTCCATGTTTGTGATGTCTCGCGCTCCGAGCAGGTGGAGGAACTGGCCGCGGCTGCGGAGAGTGCCTTCGGCGGCGTGGACCTGCTCGTCAACAACGCGGGCGTGCTGAGCGCGGGGCGCGTGGGGGAGTTGCCGCTCGCGGACTGGAAGCACGTGCTGGACGTCAACCTCTGGGGCGTCATCCACGGCTGCCATGTCTTCGTGCCACGGCTTCGCAAGCAGGGCTCGGGATACATCCTGAACATCGCGTCGGCGGCGGGGTTGCTGTATGCGCCGGACCTCTCGCCCTACAACGCGTCGAAGGCCGCGGTGGTGGCGCTCTCGGAGACACTGTCCGCCGAGCTGCGAGCCGCTGGCATCGGCGTCACCGTCGCGTGCCCCACGTTCTTCCGCACCAACATCGCCAGCACGGGGCGCTACACCGACAGCACGCTGCGCACGATGGGGACGCGGATGGTGGAGACGGCTCGGGTGGGGCCGGACGTCGTTGCGCGGAAGCTCTTGAGGGCCGTGGACCGTGGCGCGCTGTACGTGCTCCCCATGGCAGATGCACGCTGGGGCTGGCGCTTGCGGCGCCTGTCTCCCGGCCTGTTCCACCGCGCGGTCATCGCCGTTGATGGTTACATGCGCAAGCGGCTGCTGCGGCAGGGCTCTCCATGA